In Acaryochloris marina S15, a single genomic region encodes these proteins:
- a CDS encoding diguanylate cyclase domain-containing protein has product MSVIQQFWNQLTIVPRQLSLGLKTLLHNLESPTLALPEVAQSLATGNHFLLAYQKLADLDSQHLSLSERLQKSVEILSETLGFAIVVLDFYDPSQQTLHFQAGTISLLNDEDDGAQRLNQQVSQVLGASTPAVLVDDQGVTKQTSLASYLPPSALLKTVVQMPLATNHTVLGMLTLGSPERLPDADMFCLWGKNVVSYLAWLIQAERVNDYFNTVQERFTLVASSFRGCFYDWDIASASILQFTKINEEQSATSNIPLEFSLQEWLDQIHPDDRQLLETLVDQDFQGEDQFELEYRWQSDGQPMCDRGVIQRDAQGAPIRIVGTLTNIAALKQIEVNAQQQIDRYQTLLADISIVIFQTDLAGHWTYLNPAWSKLTGLPLEESLGKPMWDFVHPDDRPGFQKAFHNLVEQTSESYDHELRFFSQQGGCSWIVVHNHVIRSEDGTCTGTAGTLVDASERKQTEQALLHDALHDGLTQLPNRVLFIDRLEQACRSFQRHQNEIFAVLFLDLDRFKIINDTLGHMVGDQLLVAVAHRLQTCLRPEDTVARIGGDEFTLLLPNIDQTEDAMHISDRILQSLSEPFTLDNTEVFITMSIGIAMSGNPEHKPDDLLRHADIALYRAKASGKGCYAVFTPEMPLQPLAQVQIDTELRQALDEEEFRLYCQPVHSLENNEVWGFTLQMYWQHPSKGVLPPSEFLSAVMDTGLQRAMGWWILRKACSQLPQWQRTPTEQPLSIWVSVSESQLTSSNFLSKFERLLERNDINPQHLVIELPPSLWPQPSQKVLAHLQDIHSRGVQLARVQDNQDFDWLSSDERLPIDWIKLSSTLLGNLDQQGYLESIHSMFILAANAEIKMLADGIQTPKQRLLMSALKCDYGQGHNFSDPIPAHAADPWLEPSYSQPLDSMNPSSSMSLLIIYSPIGQSQVPLVGKRSWTIGRSPDNSIVLPDRWASRNHAQLRATDVGEFFLIDLGSGNGSVVNGERVTMPVALKDGDLITIGHSQLEFHHRPRESALSAIETAPKNVLMMQSSHLQGQVWKEAMSSQGISLTWLNENIDLAQYLTQSIKSGQGFPDLLLLDMTILKPNPYSFCRWCHNLHPDLKIILTSGTRTFVPASERKWATHQGASELIAAFDEGSIFSNLIDVMAKVRVVLATLNWRPIEQGSLSSALLAIKPSLTTATFNSRQTIIGELPADLESN; this is encoded by the coding sequence TTGTCAGTAATTCAGCAGTTCTGGAATCAATTAACCATCGTCCCAAGACAACTGTCGTTGGGGCTCAAAACCCTGCTTCATAATTTAGAATCACCAACGTTAGCCTTACCAGAAGTCGCTCAGTCTCTGGCTACAGGCAACCACTTCCTGCTGGCCTACCAGAAACTGGCTGATTTGGATTCACAACATCTGTCCTTATCAGAGCGGCTGCAAAAATCAGTGGAAATTCTCAGTGAGACCCTGGGATTTGCCATCGTTGTGCTTGACTTTTATGATCCTAGCCAACAGACCCTTCACTTTCAGGCTGGGACCATTAGTCTGCTCAATGATGAGGATGATGGTGCACAACGTCTTAATCAACAGGTTAGCCAGGTATTAGGGGCCTCAACTCCCGCTGTTCTGGTTGATGATCAAGGGGTGACCAAGCAGACCAGTTTGGCGTCATACTTACCCCCTTCGGCATTACTCAAAACAGTTGTGCAAATGCCTTTGGCAACTAATCATACTGTTTTGGGGATGTTGACATTAGGGAGTCCTGAGCGACTGCCCGATGCCGATATGTTCTGTTTGTGGGGTAAGAATGTAGTTAGCTATTTGGCTTGGTTAATCCAGGCTGAGCGGGTTAACGACTACTTCAATACCGTCCAAGAACGATTTACATTAGTCGCTAGCAGCTTTAGGGGCTGTTTCTACGACTGGGATATTGCCTCCGCTTCTATCCTGCAGTTTACGAAAATCAATGAGGAACAGTCGGCAACCTCTAATATTCCCCTTGAATTCTCTTTGCAAGAATGGCTAGATCAAATTCATCCTGATGATCGACAGCTGTTGGAAACTCTGGTTGATCAGGACTTTCAGGGGGAGGATCAATTTGAGCTTGAGTATCGTTGGCAATCGGACGGGCAGCCAATGTGTGATCGGGGCGTTATCCAGCGGGATGCCCAAGGCGCGCCGATCCGGATTGTAGGAACCCTGACTAATATTGCCGCCCTCAAGCAGATAGAAGTTAATGCCCAGCAGCAAATTGATCGTTATCAAACGCTGCTGGCTGATATCTCCATCGTCATCTTTCAGACGGATCTAGCAGGACATTGGACCTATCTCAATCCTGCTTGGTCTAAGTTAACTGGGCTTCCCCTAGAAGAAAGTCTAGGGAAACCCATGTGGGACTTTGTGCATCCCGACGATCGTCCTGGCTTCCAGAAGGCATTTCATAATCTTGTTGAACAGACCTCCGAAAGTTATGACCATGAGCTGCGCTTTTTTAGTCAGCAGGGTGGGTGCTCCTGGATTGTCGTTCATAACCACGTCATTCGATCTGAGGACGGAACCTGTACGGGCACGGCAGGCACTTTGGTGGATGCCTCAGAACGGAAACAAACAGAACAGGCCCTCCTCCATGATGCGCTCCATGATGGGTTGACCCAGTTACCCAATCGAGTGTTGTTTATTGATCGATTGGAACAGGCTTGCCGTTCTTTTCAACGGCATCAAAATGAAATTTTTGCCGTTTTGTTCTTAGATCTCGATCGGTTCAAAATTATCAACGATACTCTCGGCCATATGGTCGGAGACCAACTGTTGGTGGCTGTTGCTCACCGGTTGCAAACCTGTCTCCGGCCCGAAGATACGGTGGCTCGTATCGGGGGGGATGAGTTTACCTTGCTGCTCCCCAATATTGATCAGACTGAAGATGCGATGCATATTAGCGATCGCATCTTGCAATCCCTGAGTGAGCCCTTTACCCTCGATAATACTGAAGTCTTTATTACTATGAGCATCGGCATTGCCATGAGTGGCAATCCTGAGCATAAACCAGACGATTTGCTGCGCCATGCGGATATTGCCCTCTATCGGGCTAAAGCCAGTGGGAAAGGCTGTTATGCCGTCTTTACTCCAGAGATGCCCCTCCAGCCTCTAGCCCAGGTACAAATTGATACGGAACTCCGACAGGCCCTTGATGAAGAGGAGTTCCGCTTGTACTGTCAGCCCGTCCACTCCTTGGAAAATAATGAAGTCTGGGGGTTCACTCTCCAGATGTACTGGCAGCATCCCAGCAAAGGGGTGTTACCTCCATCCGAGTTTCTGTCTGCGGTGATGGATACTGGACTGCAGCGAGCCATGGGCTGGTGGATTTTGCGCAAGGCCTGCTCTCAGCTCCCTCAGTGGCAGCGAACGCCAACGGAACAACCCTTATCTATTTGGGTGTCAGTGTCTGAGTCGCAACTGACATCCTCTAACTTCCTATCTAAATTTGAACGGTTGTTAGAAAGAAATGACATCAATCCCCAGCATTTGGTTATCGAGTTACCCCCATCTCTTTGGCCACAACCCTCCCAGAAAGTCTTGGCCCATCTCCAAGACATCCACTCGCGAGGGGTACAACTCGCTCGGGTTCAGGATAATCAAGATTTCGACTGGTTGTCTTCAGATGAACGTTTACCCATCGATTGGATTAAACTATCATCGACTCTCCTGGGTAACCTAGATCAGCAAGGATATTTAGAATCGATCCATTCGATGTTTATCCTGGCAGCCAATGCTGAAATAAAGATGCTGGCTGATGGAATTCAAACTCCAAAACAGCGTCTGTTGATGAGTGCGTTGAAATGCGATTATGGACAAGGCCATAATTTTAGTGATCCTATCCCTGCCCATGCCGCCGATCCCTGGCTTGAACCGTCATACTCTCAACCCCTTGACAGCATGAACCCCTCATCATCCATGTCCCTATTGATCATCTACAGTCCGATTGGTCAGTCGCAAGTTCCTCTTGTGGGTAAGCGATCCTGGACGATTGGCCGTAGTCCGGATAACTCGATTGTCCTTCCAGACCGATGGGCATCTCGCAATCATGCTCAATTGCGAGCGACAGATGTAGGCGAATTTTTCCTGATTGATTTGGGGAGTGGCAATGGGTCTGTCGTCAATGGTGAACGGGTGACCATGCCCGTTGCTCTTAAGGATGGGGACCTGATTACCATTGGTCATTCTCAACTGGAATTTCATCACCGTCCCCGGGAATCTGCCTTAAGTGCCATCGAAACGGCACCGAAAAATGTCCTAATGATGCAGTCTTCCCATCTACAGGGGCAAGTTTGGAAAGAAGCAATGAGTTCTCAGGGCATTTCCCTGACTTGGCTGAATGAAAATATAGATTTGGCTCAATATCTGACCCAATCCATTAAGTCAGGGCAAGGGTTTCCAGATTTGTTGCTGCTGGATATGACAATCCTGAAGCCCAATCCCTACAGCTTCTGTCGGTGGTGTCATAATTTGCATCCCGATCTCAAAATTATCTTGACGAGTGGTACGCGGACATTTGTCCCCGCTTCTGAACGGAAATGGGCGACCCATCAGGGTGCTTCTGAGCTGATTGCGGCGTTTGATGAGGGCAGCATTTTCTCAAATTTGATTGATGTGATGGCCAAGGTGAGGGTGGTCTTGGCGACCCTTAACTGGCGCCCGATTGAGCAAGGTTCGTTATCCTCTGCACTCTTAGCCATTAAACCCAGTCTAACGACGGCCACCTTCAACAGCCGTCAAACCATTATTGGTGAGCTACCTGCCGATCTAGAGTCAAACTGA
- a CDS encoding IS630 family transposase (programmed frameshift), which produces MNRTQAFRDKPFDVDEWQKFYNRNQQQYIRQRLTAIKLLHEGQSRAQASKQVGCRYDTLTCWIDKFLDGGLRGLVQPIRHRKPSRLPPEQQQQLKEMVLTQHPTDYGIDRNMWTGAILSVVIEQRFEVQLKDSRIYELLSELGLSYQRAHRDYANADPQAQQEWVAAVKKLQSLQPGERIVFFDEFAVSERPNLFYGWAERNTRPEVPSNERARKKLNGFLCVDAHSGEEYFGISPYSKTEDVSEYFADLCSECVESGYTQLCIILDNNPTHKLKMQSQLAVHLEQMGLAQSIQVEFLYLPSYSPKLNLVEYVIHLLRLRLLHHLPIGTTLPQIRQQLFQFITSNQFLSAAQVQKTLNHIFSLAP; this is translated from the exons GTGAACCGAACACAAGCCTTTCGAGATAAGCCTTTTGATGTAGATGAGTGGCAGAAATTCTACAATCGCAATCAACAACAATACATTCGCCAGCGATTAACCGCTATTAAACTCCTGCATGAAGGACAGAGTCGTGCCCAAGCGAGTAAGCAAGTAGGGTGTCGCTATGACACTTTAACGTGTTGGATAGACAAATTTCTCGACGGCGGACTGAGAGGTTTAGTCCAACCCATTCGGCATCGAAAACCAAGTCGGTTGCCTCCAGAACAACAACAGCAACTCAAAGAAATGGTGCTAACACAACACCCGACAGACTATGGCATTGATCGCAATATGTGGACGGGGGCTATTTTGTCAGTTGTAATTGAGCAACGCTTCGAGGTGCAGTTGAAAGACTCTCGTATTTATGAATTGCTCTCGGAGTTGGGGTTGTCTTACCAGCGAGCCCACCGCGACTATGCAAATGCTGATCCGCAAGCCCAGCAAGAATGGGTAGCAGCAGTA AAAAAACTGCAATCGCTACAACCAGGTGAGCGCATCGTATTTTTTGATGAGTTTGCTGTCTCTGAGCGTCCCAATTTATTCTATGGCTGGGCAGAACGCAATACTCGTCCAGAGGTTCCGAGCAATGAGCGGGCTCGCAAGAAACTCAACGGTTTCCTTTGTGTTGATGCCCATAGTGGCGAGGAGTATTTTGGAATAAGCCCATATTCCAAAACAGAAGATGTATCAGAGTACTTTGCAGACCTATGCTCCGAATGCGTTGAATCAGGCTACACTCAACTGTGCATTATTCTCGATAACAATCCGACTCATAAGCTCAAAATGCAGTCCCAGCTGGCTGTTCATCTAGAGCAAATGGGACTGGCCCAATCGATTCAAGTTGAGTTTTTGTATCTGCCGTCCTACTCTCCCAAGCTAAACTTGGTCGAATATGTGATTCACTTACTGAGATTGCGATTGCTGCATCATCTCCCCATTGGAACGACACTTCCGCAAATCAGACAACAGCTCTTTCAGTTCATTACCTCAAACCAGTTTCTATCGGCAGCACAAGTCCAAAAAACGCTTAATCATATCTTTTCACTCGCGCCCTAA
- the lpxC gene encoding UDP-3-O-acyl-N-acetylglucosamine deacetylase codes for MGVGVNVSKAEGFRCFEDAIASPHQHTLNHSFTLTGIGLHTGVAATITVHPAPPDQGRYFWHQDKPDIPAHLSSVHQTQFCTLLRQADTTISTVEHLLAAIAGMGIDNARIELDGPEVPILDGSAQMWTDAVLKVGYQVQSEPRTIPILRHPVLVQGSEEALVMALPEPHLSFSYGIDFPEPAIGSQWCRFSPKEFISDIAPARTFGRAKDVESLQAMGFIKGGSLENALVCRQDEWLNPPLRFANEPVRHKLLDLMGDLSLLGYLPPAHYVAYKASHSLHIRFAKRLQQALLG; via the coding sequence CTGGGTGTGGGCGTGAATGTCAGTAAGGCTGAAGGGTTTAGGTGTTTTGAGGATGCGATCGCATCTCCGCATCAGCACACCCTAAACCACAGCTTTACCCTTACAGGCATTGGCTTACATACGGGGGTTGCTGCCACCATCACCGTGCATCCAGCACCTCCTGATCAAGGGCGATATTTTTGGCACCAAGATAAGCCAGACATTCCGGCCCATCTCTCATCCGTTCACCAAACCCAGTTCTGCACCCTTTTAAGACAGGCAGATACCACTATCTCAACAGTGGAACATCTGCTGGCAGCCATAGCAGGGATGGGTATTGACAATGCCCGCATTGAACTAGATGGGCCAGAAGTGCCGATCCTAGATGGATCCGCCCAGATGTGGACTGATGCCGTTCTGAAGGTGGGATATCAGGTGCAGTCAGAGCCTCGCACTATACCCATACTTCGCCATCCAGTCTTGGTACAAGGAAGCGAAGAAGCCTTGGTCATGGCTCTACCAGAGCCCCACCTTTCGTTCAGCTACGGCATCGATTTCCCTGAACCCGCCATCGGCAGCCAGTGGTGCCGATTTAGCCCTAAAGAGTTTATCTCTGACATTGCCCCCGCCCGCACCTTTGGCCGAGCAAAGGATGTAGAATCCCTGCAAGCTATGGGGTTCATCAAAGGTGGTAGTCTAGAAAATGCTTTGGTTTGTCGTCAGGACGAATGGCTGAATCCGCCGTTGCGATTTGCAAACGAGCCGGTTCGCCACAAACTGCTGGATTTAATGGGCGATTTAAGTTTATTAGGGTATTTACCGCCCGCCCATTACGTTGCATATAAAGCCAGTCACTCGCTCCACATTCGCTTTGCCAAACGCCTTCAGCAAGCCTTACTCGGCTAA
- the lpxA gene encoding acyl-ACP--UDP-N-acetylglucosamine O-acyltransferase translates to MADLIHPTAVIHPHAALHKTVQIGAYAVIGEQVKLGPRTKVGHHAVIEGWTEIGADNHIFPGVVMGMEPQDRNFRGEQSGVKICDRNQIREYVTIHRASGDQQFTTIGSDNLLMANVHIGHNCHIADRVVIANSVALSGHVQVESQANISGVLGIHQFVHIGQLAMIGGMSRIIRDVPPLMLVEGNPAHVRALNQVGLQRHGVYDLLQGEMRPILKQAFRYLYRSNLHLDKALAQVEDLSEHPLVQHLCQFMRAAQNRRGLTPGRQHWAST, encoded by the coding sequence ATGGCCGACTTGATTCACCCCACAGCTGTGATTCATCCCCATGCAGCTTTGCATAAAACTGTTCAAATTGGTGCTTATGCAGTCATTGGTGAACAGGTAAAACTCGGCCCCCGAACAAAGGTGGGGCACCATGCTGTAATTGAAGGCTGGACTGAAATTGGGGCCGATAATCATATTTTTCCGGGAGTGGTGATGGGCATGGAACCTCAAGATCGCAATTTCCGAGGGGAACAAAGCGGTGTCAAGATTTGCGATCGCAACCAGATACGGGAATATGTCACCATCCATCGAGCCAGTGGAGACCAGCAGTTCACCACCATTGGCAGCGATAATTTATTAATGGCAAATGTCCATATCGGCCATAACTGCCACATTGCTGATCGGGTGGTAATTGCCAATTCTGTCGCCCTGAGTGGCCATGTCCAGGTGGAATCCCAAGCCAACATTAGTGGCGTTCTAGGGATTCATCAGTTTGTTCATATCGGGCAGCTGGCGATGATTGGCGGCATGAGTCGGATTATCCGTGATGTCCCCCCCTTGATGCTAGTAGAGGGAAATCCGGCCCATGTCCGGGCCTTAAACCAAGTGGGGTTACAGCGTCATGGGGTCTATGACTTATTGCAAGGGGAGATGCGGCCCATCCTCAAGCAAGCCTTTCGGTATCTGTATCGGTCTAATCTTCACCTAGACAAAGCCTTGGCTCAAGTCGAGGACTTATCTGAGCATCCTTTGGTTCAACATTTATGCCAGTTTATGCGGGCAGCCCAGAACAGACGTGGCTTGACCCCTGGTCGCCAACACTGGGCCTCTACCTAA
- a CDS encoding GNAT family N-acetyltransferase, producing the protein MCSVHCVYLLSSRFYSGKGVTYTAAQINQPQYHFFLGEREHNLIGFYGLEQLSAQEMELIALFVSPTSIGQGYGRHLINHAKRHAVFWGTQSILIQSDPNAEAFYLTVGAYRIGQTESESIPDRFLPLLKLDLLKD; encoded by the coding sequence TTGTGTTCGGTTCACTGCGTCTATTTACTTTCTTCTCGATTTTACAGCGGGAAGGGAGTAACCTACACTGCAGCACAGATTAATCAACCCCAATATCATTTCTTCCTAGGTGAAAGAGAACATAATCTAATCGGTTTTTATGGGCTAGAACAGCTTTCTGCCCAAGAAATGGAACTCATTGCCCTGTTTGTATCTCCCACTTCTATCGGGCAAGGCTATGGTAGGCATCTAATCAACCATGCAAAACGCCATGCTGTTTTTTGGGGGACTCAATCGATTCTGATTCAGAGCGATCCTAATGCGGAAGCCTTTTACCTCACTGTAGGGGCTTACCGAATTGGCCAAACGGAATCCGAGAGCATTCCTGATCGTTTCTTACCGTTGTTAAAACTTGACTTGCTAAAGGATTGA
- the fabZ gene encoding 3-hydroxyacyl-ACP dehydratase FabZ, protein MSNPSDGSTDPKTTFMIEEIQELLPHRYPFLLVDRIIDYKESERAVGIKNVTMNEEFFQGHFPGRPLMPGVLIVEAMAQVGGIVLAQLPDVPSGKLFVFTGIDKVRIRRSVVPGDQLVITAEFLSLKRKRFAMMSTKAEVDGKLACSGELMFAMVD, encoded by the coding sequence ATGTCAAATCCCTCTGATGGCTCTACCGATCCCAAAACCACCTTCATGATTGAGGAGATTCAAGAGCTGCTGCCCCATCGCTATCCCTTTCTGCTAGTGGACCGCATTATCGACTACAAAGAGTCTGAGCGGGCGGTGGGCATCAAAAACGTGACAATGAATGAAGAGTTCTTTCAAGGCCATTTCCCCGGTCGCCCCCTGATGCCAGGGGTATTGATTGTGGAAGCTATGGCTCAGGTAGGCGGCATTGTCCTCGCTCAACTTCCCGATGTTCCCTCTGGCAAATTATTTGTGTTCACGGGTATCGATAAAGTCCGAATCCGCCGCTCTGTGGTTCCTGGAGACCAGCTAGTGATCACGGCTGAATTTCTGTCTTTGAAGCGCAAACGGTTTGCCATGATGTCCACCAAGGCCGAAGTGGATGGCAAACTGGCCTGTTCGGGAGAGTTGATGTTTGCGATGGTGGACTAA
- the lpxB gene encoding lipid-A-disaccharide synthase — translation MGRSYRIFISTGEVSGDLQGSLLIPALVMAAQSRGYSLEILALGGPRMAAAGAQLLGDTSKIGAIGPVNAIPFVWPTLKLQKQVMAQFQQVPPDLTVLIDYVGPNLTLGKRLKQKFQIPVVYYIAPPEWVWSQGLGVTRKVVALSDKMLAIFPQEATYYQGMGADISWVGHPLVDHVQQFPPRAQARQQLGLHPSQPMMALMPASRQQELDHLLPVILNAAQQICHQVPDIQFWMPLALSAYRADVTQAIQQTGLPISISSDSQTVIAAADVVITKSGTANLEAALLNVPQVVFYRVGAISGWLYRHLLNFEVEFISPVNLVAGREIVPELLQQEVTPGKITQLACELLEGEARHKMMAGYQELRSQLGPPGVLQRAAVAILDVLEQSSV, via the coding sequence ATGGGACGGTCCTACCGAATTTTTATTAGTACCGGAGAAGTCTCTGGCGATCTGCAAGGCAGTTTACTGATTCCTGCTCTAGTAATGGCAGCTCAGTCCCGAGGATATTCCCTAGAAATCTTGGCTCTGGGGGGTCCGAGGATGGCTGCAGCAGGCGCTCAACTCCTAGGGGACACCAGCAAGATCGGAGCCATTGGTCCGGTCAATGCTATCCCCTTTGTCTGGCCCACCCTAAAGCTGCAAAAGCAGGTAATGGCTCAGTTCCAACAGGTCCCCCCCGATCTGACGGTTTTAATTGATTACGTTGGCCCCAACCTGACTTTAGGCAAACGCCTCAAACAAAAATTCCAAATACCAGTGGTCTACTATATTGCACCCCCCGAATGGGTCTGGTCCCAAGGGTTAGGGGTAACTCGGAAAGTGGTGGCTCTCAGTGACAAAATGCTGGCTATTTTCCCCCAGGAAGCCACGTATTACCAAGGGATGGGGGCAGATATAAGTTGGGTGGGTCATCCCCTGGTGGATCATGTGCAACAATTTCCCCCACGAGCACAGGCGCGTCAGCAGTTGGGACTTCATCCCAGCCAGCCCATGATGGCGCTGATGCCCGCCTCTCGCCAACAAGAACTGGATCATCTGCTGCCCGTGATTCTCAACGCTGCCCAACAGATCTGCCATCAAGTGCCAGACATTCAGTTTTGGATGCCTTTAGCCCTATCGGCCTATCGTGCCGATGTCACGCAGGCCATTCAACAGACAGGGCTACCCATTTCTATTTCTTCTGATTCTCAAACGGTCATCGCCGCTGCAGATGTGGTGATTACTAAATCGGGGACTGCTAATCTGGAAGCCGCCCTGCTCAATGTCCCTCAAGTGGTGTTCTACAGGGTCGGAGCCATTAGTGGCTGGCTCTATCGGCATCTTCTCAACTTTGAGGTTGAGTTTATTTCGCCGGTTAATCTTGTGGCGGGTCGAGAGATTGTGCCGGAACTATTGCAACAAGAAGTGACGCCGGGAAAAATTACACAACTCGCTTGCGAACTGCTAGAGGGTGAGGCGAGGCACAAGATGATGGCTGGGTATCAGGAGTTGCGATCGCAACTTGGTCCTCCAGGCGTTCTCCAGCGGGCAGCGGTGGCCATCCTCGATGTTTTAGAACAAAGCTCAGTTTGA